In Candidatus Liberibacter africanus PTSAPSY, the genomic stretch ATTGAATCTCTTGCAAATGAAATTGCTACGAAATTACTAAAAGAATTCAAAAAGATCAATCACATCATTGTTACCGTAAGAAAGCCTAACGCACCAATTAAGGGTACACTTGACTATGTAGAAGTCAAAGTAGAATATTCTCATGAACAAAAAAAATGATACTATTGCGATCGGACTAGGAAGCAATATTGGAAATAAGAAGAAGTATATTGCTCAAGCCTTGCAATTACTTAACAACCATAAGGATTGTGAAGTAATATCTGTATCGCGTTTATATCATACCCCTCCTTGGGGAAAAAATGATCAAGATTTTTTTTTCAATGCTGTTTCTCTTATTAAAACACGAGTTTCTCCCAATGAATTATTGGATATTTTGTTATCCATTGAAAATAAATTAAATAGGAAACGTGATGTATTATGGGGCTCTCGTACAATTGATCTTGACATCCTTATTTTAGGAGATTACGTATGCGCGACTGATCGCTTAACAATACCTCATCCATATATTACAGAAAGGGCTTTTGTAATAGCACCGTTATCTGACGTTGCTCCTGACATAGTTATTAAAGGATTGTCTGTAAAAAAATGGTTTGATCACATTGATGTTTCAAAAATGCAAGTTATAGATGATAGTCGTGACTGGTGGATTGATTGTGATTAACACATCGATTGTAATCTCAGTGAATCAACAAAGTAATATTTTCATTGTTTGTAGGAATTAGATAATTTTCTTCATATTAACAACTGTCATGATGATGTCTTGTGTATATTTAATCAAGGAAAGACGATTATTCCTCACTTCTATATCATCTATATTGACCAGTACTTTATCAAAAAAATCTTCAATAGGTTCGTATAAAGAATACAGGAGATCTCCTATTTGATGATATCTCTTATTATGCAGGCTTTCTTTTATACGAAAATTAAGATCAGATATAACGCTATACAGTTTCTTTTCAGATTCTAGTAAAAATTTTTGAACATTAATGTTTGTTGATATTTCTGTGTTCTTTTTTTCTTCTATAGATAAAATTTGAACAATACGTTTGGCAGATAAGAGGAATTTTTGTCCTTTAGTGCTATTAAAAAACTCATTCAAATGAGTAATGAGATCAACCACAGTTAAAAGATTGTCATTTTCAGGTCGTAATATTGCCTCAATGAGATCATGTCGAATACCTATCTCACGTAAGTGTAATTTTAAACGATCATGAAAAAACATAATCAGAGTACTATCTTCTATCAATTGTGATAAAGGAAGATCAATCTTATTAGATAATATAATACGGATAATGCCAAGTGCAGCTCGACGTAATGCATAAGGATCTTTTGAGCCACTTGGCTTTTCATTAATCGCCCAAAAATTGATGAGAATATCGATTTTATCCGCCAATGATAAAGTAATTGATACTTTATTGGTTGGCACATCTTCTAACGGACCACGTGGTTTTAAGTGCTCTTCAATAGCATTACAACAAACGACGGATTCATTTTGTAAAGCAGCATACTCTTTGCCTATTTTCCCTTGCAACTCTGGAAATTCTCTGACGATATCTGTGCACAAATCAGCTTTTGCAAGTACTGCTGAACGATCTACTAAATCGATATCAGAATCTATTAACTGCGATATTTTTTTTCCCAGGGTTCTGATACGTGATACCCTTTCTCCTTGCGTTCCTATTTTAGTATGAAAAACTACATTCAACATATCAAGTTTTGCCATACGCTGATCTAGCGGTTTAGATAAATCAAGATTAAACTTAAGTGCCGATTTTTTTAAAGAAAATAAGTCATAATAATTCTCTTGATCACGTTTCCAGAAATGTAAAGCATCTTCCAAACGAGCGGCCACTACCCTACTATTTCCTTGCGCAATTGCAATTCCACCATCAGCAGCTTGAATATTAGCAACTAGAATAAAACGATTCGCAAGCTTACCTTCCCGAGTGCGCGTGACAAAACACTTTTGATTCGTCTTAATAGTCAAACGAATCAACTCCTCTGGAAGACAAAGATATTTTTCATCAAAATATCCCATAATAACTTGTACCCATTCAACAAGACCCATAATTTCTTCTAAGAGATCATGATCTTCCACTAATTCTAATCCATGAGTAGAAGCTAACTGCCGTGCACCTTGAAGAATGCTTTGACGACGATATTCTGGGTCTAATAATACCATTCCTTTTTCTAAACCTCTGATATAATCATCAAGACATTGGACTTCTATCGGGTGTGGTGCATGAAAACGATGTCCATAAGTAATCTTTCCACAAGGTATGTCTTTTAAATCAAGGTCAATGATTTTACTTTGGCCATTTTCAAGAACAAGAACACATAAAATTGATTTTAATGGTCTTATCCATGAAAAATCACTAATTGAAGAATTGTTTGCACTCCAACGCATTGATTTAGGCCAAGGAACCTTTTGAATCGCTATAGGTACTATTTCTTTAAGAATATCTTCTGCTAAGCGTTTTGGCTTTTTCAGAACTGCTAAATAAACATCTCCTTTTTTCAGATCTTTTTTAATTTTACAATCAGAAATTTTATCTAATCCTGTAGATCTCAAAAATCCATCAATTGCCTTTTGTTCAGCTCCAACTCTTGGCCCTAATCTTTCTTCAATTTTTTCTGGAGAATACGGAGTTAAACCATTAAGGTATAAGAACAAGCGATTTGGTGTCCAGTACTGACGCATATTTTGATATGTTAAGCTATATTCTTTCAATAAACCAATAAGAATTGTGCTCAAATCTTCAGTAGCTTTGCGCTGCATACGTGCAGGAATTTCTTCAGAATAAATTTCAAGCAAAAAATTAGGCATTATTGATTCCTATTCTTCAAGATTATAAATTACTCATACATTTTAATGCACAAGATATGAGCAAGATATGAGAACGTCTATAAATTTTTTTATGAAAGAGAACAGTAAACGAATATTCAAATATTTGTACAGTTATAGAATTCGTTATGCATTAACATCTAAAGGAAAATATGAAAATGCGCTTTTATAAACTGCTTTAAACTACTACATGAGTACCATTTATGGTACCCGGTGAGGGACTCGAACCCTCACGCTTCCGCGTTTGGACCTAAACCAAGTGTGTCTACCAATTCCACCAACCGGGCATAATACATTTTCTTACATCTTATACTTTATAAGTAAGAAATCAATTTAATATTCTAGAAGTACTACGAAAAATAATTTAAAATAGGAATTATTACTCAAATATTTTTTCTTTCCAGAAAATGTTTAATTCCATTCAAATGATTTATTAAATATTCAATGCATTTTTGTTTTCTATCCTACATATCCTTTTCCTACATATCCCTTTTTATGTCGTTACTTACAGTCTGTAATCTGTGTAATTTCTATATGGACAAATGAAATAATTTCGCAAAAACGATGTTGAAAAACAGGATTCGATGATTGGAATGAAATAAGAGAATAAATCATCAAGCATTTTATTCGTAAAAATTCTAAAATATTTTGGCATAATCAACTATCTTATTATCGAAAAACTCTCCAAGACGCTTAATCTCCCATTCTAAAAGAATACCTGATTGATTAAAAACCTTTTTCCGTACTTTTTCACCAAGATATTCAAGATCATATCCAGTTGCATTATTGGTGTTAATCATAAAATTACAGTGTAACTCTGATATTTTAGCACCTCCAAATTCTAATCCACGACAACCAGCTTCTTCTATTAATTTCCACGCAGAGCGTCCAACAGGATTTTTAAAAGTAGAACCTCCGGTTTTCTCTTTAATTGGTTGTATTTTTTCACGATAATCACGAACATCATCGATGGCAGATTGAATAACATTTTTAGATTCTTGGAATCCCCGCAGAACCACATGAGTAATAATCAAATCTTTTGCAAGATCTGAAAAACGATACTGATATTTTAATTTATTTTGAGGAATAACATGTTGATTCCCCATACGATCTATAACATGCACTTCAACCACATGCTGAGAAGTCTCACAATTATTAGAACCAGCATTCATATATGCTGCCCCTCCAATTGATCCCGGAATACCATAGAAAAAATGAAATCCTCCAATACCATAACGCAAAGCCCAGTTAGCGAGAGATTTCCCTGAACAACTAGCACCTACAATAATTTCACAATCATTTCTTTTTTCTATACTACTAAAACCAGCATGCGATAATCGC encodes the following:
- the folK gene encoding 2-amino-4-hydroxy-6-hydroxymethyldihydropteridine diphosphokinase, encoding MNKKNDTIAIGLGSNIGNKKKYIAQALQLLNNHKDCEVISVSRLYHTPPWGKNDQDFFFNAVSLIKTRVSPNELLDILLSIENKLNRKRDVLWGSRTIDLDILILGDYVCATDRLTIPHPYITERAFVIAPLSDVAPDIVIKGLSVKKWFDHIDVSKMQVIDDSRDWWIDCD
- the glyS gene encoding glycine--tRNA ligase subunit beta produces the protein MPNFLLEIYSEEIPARMQRKATEDLSTILIGLLKEYSLTYQNMRQYWTPNRLFLYLNGLTPYSPEKIEERLGPRVGAEQKAIDGFLRSTGLDKISDCKIKKDLKKGDVYLAVLKKPKRLAEDILKEIVPIAIQKVPWPKSMRWSANNSSISDFSWIRPLKSILCVLVLENGQSKIIDLDLKDIPCGKITYGHRFHAPHPIEVQCLDDYIRGLEKGMVLLDPEYRRQSILQGARQLASTHGLELVEDHDLLEEIMGLVEWVQVIMGYFDEKYLCLPEELIRLTIKTNQKCFVTRTREGKLANRFILVANIQAADGGIAIAQGNSRVVAARLEDALHFWKRDQENYYDLFSLKKSALKFNLDLSKPLDQRMAKLDMLNVVFHTKIGTQGERVSRIRTLGKKISQLIDSDIDLVDRSAVLAKADLCTDIVREFPELQGKIGKEYAALQNESVVCCNAIEEHLKPRGPLEDVPTNKVSITLSLADKIDILINFWAINEKPSGSKDPYALRRAALGIIRIILSNKIDLPLSQLIEDSTLIMFFHDRLKLHLREIGIRHDLIEAILRPENDNLLTVVDLITHLNEFFNSTKGQKFLLSAKRIVQILSIEEKKNTEISTNINVQKFLLESEKKLYSVISDLNFRIKESLHNKRYHQIGDLLYSLYEPIEDFFDKVLVNIDDIEVRNNRLSLIKYTQDIIMTVVNMKKII
- the murB gene encoding UDP-N-acetylmuramate dehydrogenase, producing the protein MHDVIYENYLVSLRNKSKQFKGKFQENFPMNKITWFRAGGNAEVMFQPQDIDDLKYFLSLLPHDVPITIVGLGSNILVRDAGIKGIVLRLSHAGFSSIEKRNDCEIIVGASCSGKSLANWALRYGIGGFHFFYGIPGSIGGAAYMNAGSNNCETSQHVVEVHVIDRMGNQHVIPQNKLKYQYRFSDLAKDLIITHVVLRGFQESKNVIQSAIDDVRDYREKIQPIKEKTGGSTFKNPVGRSAWKLIEEAGCRGLEFGGAKISELHCNFMINTNNATGYDLEYLGEKVRKKVFNQSGILLEWEIKRLGEFFDNKIVDYAKIF